The Heyndrickxia acidicola sequence TTTTTCAAATGTGTCTTCATCATGAAAAATAGATTATTAACTTTTCGTTGTTAAATTCATCAAAATGGTAGTAAAGAATTATTTGTGTTGAGGCTTCAAAATGACACAGGAAATGAGGTTACGAAATTCTAAGAAATACGGTTCTACCAATAATCCATGAGACCTTTAAAAATTAGCTCTGTTAAAGGACGCTGTTGTTTAATAGCTCATTCGTGTGAAAAGGCGGTTTCACTCGCTAAAAAAACGAACAGTTATCAATATAGGAATTTAACAGAGCCTAAAAATTAATATTTTGAAGCATGCTCATCATCATGGAGGCCATCTGGAGATTATTATAAAATTTATCTACTCTGTGAGGAATGGTCCTCTCATAGTAATTTAAAGATGCAATTTCGAATTGTTCCAGGTCTTCCGGATGCCGGCTAAGCCTTCTATACCAGGCAGGCTGTTCCCGGATAAATTGTTTTAATTCATTTTTGGAATAGATATATTCCAGAACTTCAGCTCTCAGGATCATTCCTCCTCTCTTTTAATCTTTTCGGAATGAAAATGGATTTTTTACTTCAGGTGCTGAAGAAGCCCCTCCTTTCGATTGCGCCCCTTGAAATTGCGAAATCACTCCCTGTATTGCTCCGATTGCCTCACTTAAGCTATTCACATGATGCTGAACCTGATTTGCATCGAGCCTTTGGATAAGAGATCCTATTTGCGACATCCATTTTCCACTTGTACTATTATTTGTATCTTCTTTCGTTTCTACTGAAGTCGACTCATCCTTGTATGCATCCCACCGAGGATCTTCTTCACCCAATAAGTACCAGTCTTCATACAATTCCTGTAATGTATGATCTCCACGCCGTACATCCTCCAATAGCCTGGGACGTGCCTTAGCAAAGGCTTTAAATTCTTCAATGGACGGGTGGAGCTTTTTATTTGCCATGATACTCACCTCTTAATCTTGCCTTTTGCCTATAATAAAATATGAAGTTCTCATGAAATGGTGAAAAGTTTTCAGCAAACTCCTTATCTGGTACGATAAAGGAAGTGACATAGAAGAGTGAGGGGAATTATATGAAGGAAACCATCCGGGAATTATTTAACCAAAGCCTTGAAAACGCAGATACAGAGGATGTAAAGGTACTCGAGCAGCTGCTTAAAGGATTTTTAAACAGCAAAAAGAATTCTGAAAGACCATTGATCAGCCATCTCCTTAATATGGAGAAAACAGTTGATGCTGAAACCAGTTATATTACAACTCCTATAAACTCTATAACAGATAATTCTTTTCGAATTGTTCACGGCGGAATAACAGCAACTGTAATGGATACAGCAATGGGGATTCTTGCAAATCAACTTCTTCCTGAGGGGTATAGTGCGGTCACTTCGAATATGAACATCCATTACATTGCTCCAGGTATTGGAGAAAAAGTAAAGGCATCTGCAAAATTAATTCATAAAGGCTCAAATACCCTTGTAATGGAAGGATCCGTCTTTAGGGATGACGGAAAACAAATTGCCCATGGAACAGGCACATTTTTTATTGTCCCTCCGAATGACGGACGGAAAATTTAGTCTAAAACTTTGCTACAATGACACTTTATCAGGATACTGACTCCTTCTCTAGCGACAGCCATTCATGCAATAAAAGCCATAATGCAAACTGTGTTTGTAATTGATAAAAGCCCAAACCCATGCTCATCGGCTGCCCGATAGGCATTGGAGCTGGAGATAGACCACATTGGTTAAATGATTTATTTAATAAAGGCTGTTTTCGCATAGATTGTTGCTTTACATACAAAGGATCATGCCTTAATAAAAAACTTATCCTTTTAAAAAGAAGCAGCCTTCCAAATGGCTGCTTCTTCTCATTAACACAATTAGTTGCTGAATGATCTTAATTATTTTCAATAAAGTCCTGAGTAAAATAGTTTCTGTAAACACCAACCCCAAGATAATTATACTTGCTTTCCAATAATGCGGCTCTATGTTCTTCAGAATTTAACCAGCCTTCCATCGCTGCCGGACCATCCACATATTTTGCTGCAATATTTTCTCCTGCTACTTGATAGAAAACATCTGCTGTTTTTAATCTTTCTGAGAGATTACCGTACTTAGGTGAATCGTGTGAAAAGTACTTATTCAAATCCATATCCTCACTATGTAGATAAGCAATTTGGGAAAGTGTATCGTCCCATTTAAGAAGTTCAAGATTAAAGCGTCTACGAATAATGTTCGATAAATCAAATATTTGCATTTCGCTTCCCTTTTCAATTTCCTTCCATTCTAAAGCAGTTGGTGTTTTAGGAACAACTAATGGACCCACATATTTCATTTCGTAGGGTCTTTGTTTAATTAAGGTCTTTTTATCCATAAAGCGAATACTTGAAAGCTTCTCAGTAAATTTGTCTAACGAAAGTTCAGCATAGATATCACCTAATTGAACCAGGGGATGAATATTCAAATCCTCTTCGGACAATTCAAATTGGTAGGTCCCGCCATTATATTTTACTGTAATTTCTGTATTTAAGAGTATAGATGCAAAGATATCTTCAATCTTCTCACCGATACTAAATGGGTACACAGATACTTTCTGACCAATTGCAAATATGGTAACAACCCTGCCATCCTCGACTCCTGCCTGGAAATATGTTTTATTATCCTTTTTATAGATCCACCAATCATAATCATAGGCAGATGGATCAATTCTTGCGGGCTTTCCATAATCTTTTATCAATTGAGATGTTTTTTTGCCAATTAAAGTAGAAATGCCCTTAACCGGGCGATGGGACTGATTCTGCTTACCTGTATTCTGAGTGTGGATAGAGTGATTTAATGTATGATTAATTGATTTATCTTCATTTAAATTAACATCGGGTTCTTCTGGTTTAAAGAAGAAGTATAAACTGGAGATAAATGCAACAATGAGTGCAACCAGTATTTTAAAAAGAATCTTCAGTACCACCACTCCTCTTACATTCAAGCTTTTACTAAATAATATTATAGCATTTAATTGTTAGGTATAAAAAAAGAAATTACTCCTTTTGCAGTTGTATATATGAAGGATAAATGCTTTTTTATCATCTTTTAGCACAAAAAACAGCAAGATAACAGCTTCTTATTTATTTCCTACTTTATCCTAATATAATCAAAAATCATGTATTCTTTCAAAATCTATGATTTAGTATGATAACGAATAATTCTCTTTTCCTATTTTAAGCCTGATTTTTTTGAAGGGTAGTCAAAAAGATTTAGTGGTCATTATGTTGATGGCAAACACTCAATTTCCATGTTGAACTTTTAATAAAAGGCTCTGTTAATCTTGTCTGTTGATCTCTGTTGCAGTCACTCGTTTCTCGCAGGCGGCAGGGTACACGCTTTTTTAAACTGGAGTCTCGTATATCAGCTCCAATTAAAATAGTTTTAAAATCAACGTTTTTCTTTAACAAAGACCACCATGGTAATCAAATCCGCAGCATAGCGCATGAAAATGTTTTCTTTCGCCTATACCTCCATGGTAATGATTACTACCAGAGTCTGTTTGACATGATTTTTCAAACTCGTAGCAGAATTATTTTCAGGCTAGCCTAATAAAAAGTTGTTTTCTTCATTTTTCAGCCGATTAAAAAAACACTTATTTCCATTTTTCTACTTCTAAATCCCTCTTTTGAGCATTCAGTCCATATGAAATAAATGCTTGCATTTTTGTCCTCATTGCACCATTAGAGAATTTAGATTATTATTAAAGGTGTGATAATTCAATAAATACTTGGCGATGGGTGTCTTAGGAGGGACGAATCATGCAATTCGATGATACACAATTGGAACGTTTTAAAGCCGACTTATCAAGATTGGACGATTGTCTGCAAAAACACGGAATGGTCAGGGCAGGTCAATGGGATTATGAACGGGTATCCTACGATAGAAAATTTCAAGTTACTGAGGGAACCTATTATTTACGTATCCAGGGCTATGCGATTGAAGGGGATATAGACTCTTCTGATGCGCTCGTTCAATTGCTGCCTCCTATTTTAGGCAAGTATTATTATCCTCATGGTGTTGAATATGGTGATGATGAGTATTATCCGGGCCAACTCGTAAAGCAGTGTGAAAAACTCCTTTTAAACATAAAAAATGAAATTGAAGGGTTTGCAGAATAACTCTGCCATTCAGCGCAAACGCCTTGCTCATCGGCTTAGTGATTTCTTAGTTTTCGACTGAGACAAAGGAATCTCGATCTTGACTTATCGAAGGGAGGAGACGTAGAAATTCGTGAGCTGATAGAGGTGAAGCTAGACAGAGACTGCCTTTAAAAAAGCAGCGTAGAAAAAAATTCTACGCTGCTTTTTATGTTCCTAAAATGGCTTTTATCATTGAGGTCGTTTCTCCACCATGATAAAAAATATACAAAAGCAAATAAACAACAATTCCTGTTATTCCAGTAAAAAACCAAATAATACTTGCAATCGGCCCAAATTTCCTATGATATTTTAAGTTATTCTTGTATCCGGACCATATTTGCAGGATACCAAAGACAGCCCCAACAGTAGCCAATGTAATGTGAAAAACCAGAAAGACAGTATAAAATATTTTTAACTTTTCAGGTCCGCCAAAAGATGTATTGCCAATAAATATTGTTCTGGTCGCGTAGATAATAAAGAAAACTAATGCAAAAATGGCTGCTGTCAGCATAACTTTTTTGTGCTGGTCAATTTTTCTTTGTTTAATCAGCCACCATCCAATTGCTACAAAAATAGCACTGATTACAATACAGGATGTACTAATAGTAGGTAAAATAGGAACGGTCATGTTTTTAACCTCACAGCTTCTAAAGTATTTGTAAGAAAAGGCAGGACCTTTTCTTAGTCGATAGGGGCAGAATTCTTTAACATTAAAGATCCGTTTTGTTTCTCTGCTTCCTCTTGGTCTTTACGGTACCATTCAAAAAATACTTTAAACAGTATAGTCGTATCTACAATTTCCTGAATAATTTTCATAATTACACCGCCCAGCTGCTGATCCTGAACCACGGGCATATGTGAAAAGAGTTCTGGGCCGCTTAAACCAAGATTATTCAGTGTATCGCCTGGCACACAAAGTGACATCGATTTCAACCACATTGCGCCATTTGAGTAGGTTGTATAGAGTGGCGAATTGGAAAAAATGATCATTCCACAAGCGGGTGTTAACAGTACGGCACTTGCTATGAGATAGCTTATTTTCTTTAGTCCGCTAATCTGATATTGCCCCGGCAATGAATTTAAAAGAGGCCACCATAAAAATAACGAAAATACAAATAAAATGAGTGTATAAGTACTATGTAAAAATTCATTCAGCTTAATTGCATCAAAGACGGTTGGAATGTGGTATAGGGAAAACAAAATACTAAAAAGAAGCACAGAAAGAATGGGCTTTGTAAAAAAAAGAAACACCTTTCGTACGATTGGCAGCTGAATAAAATTTGCCCATACCCAGTTTGGTATTCCAATTATAATCAATGGGCTTACCACCATATAAAGAAGTGCCATTTGAGTCATGTGAATTGAAAACATGATATGGCCAAGCAAATCCAAAGGAGAACCCAGTACAGCGTATATGATGAGCATGGCAGTAACAAAACAGATTGCCTCAATGGGCTTAAGCTTCTCGCTGTTGGAAATTTTTTTTCTCCAGGTAATCGTTAATAAGAAAAAGAGAATGGTCAAACCAACAACACAGGATAAGAAGTATGGACTCCACAAAGCTCTAAAACCAAAAATCCATATGGACATAAGATGCTCTGCCCCTTTCGTTTAATTATACTGATTAATAACTGCATGTTCAATCTCAGCAAATGACAAGTTTTTGACAGAATAGAACATTTGTAATTCACTTTTCTTATCCTGGTTTATATAGGATGATTTAAGAAAATGAATATATACCCTATTAAAAACTGAAAGGTTAAATATACTTCAATGAAAATCAAGTTAATAAAAACCAGCCGTCAAAAATGTACGACTGGTTTTCATTTTTCTACCACCAAATAATCGTAATAAAGGTCAAAATGATCGTAAATGCAATAAAGACACCTGTATAAATAAACAATTGAGGACCTTCATGTCCTTTATGGCTCATATGCATAAAGTAATAAATCTGAAATGCTACCTGTACGACAGCAAGCAAGAAGATAAATGGAATAGTAAACCACTTAGAAAAATCAGCATAAACAGCTGCAAACGCAATAACAGTTAAGAAAATCATCAGTACAAAAGAAACTACCTGGAACTTCATATCCTCTGCGTTTTTTCTGCGGCGATATTCAAAATCAACTCTAGAATTGTTTGAATTAGCTTGCTCTCCAGACATCTTTTATCCCACCATTCCCATTAAATATACAACAGTGAAAATGAAGACCCATACCACATCAATAAAGTGCCAGTAGAGGCTGGCTACGTAGAACTTAGGGGCATTATACAAATTCAATCCCCTTTTAGCATTCCGCAGCATAAGGGATAATATCCACAATAATCCAAAGGTCACATGGGCACCGTGAAAACCAACAAGGGTATAGAAGGCAGATCCAAATGCACTGCTTGTAAAGGTATGATGAAATTCCGTAACATATTTATGGAATTCGTAGATTTCCAGACCCAAAAACCCTGCCCCAAGGAGAACCGTTATGAGAAACCATGCCTGCATTTTCTTAAAGCTGTAATTTTTCATATGGTATATGGCATAAACACTAGTTATTGAGCTTGTTAAGAGAAGCATGGTAGCAGCAAAAGATAAAGGAAGCTCAAACAAATCCTTAGCAAGCGGATGACCGCTTGGCACTTTATCTTTTAATGCCAGATAGGTAGCAAAAAGTGATGCAAAAAGGGTTGTTTCACCTCCCAGGAACAGCCAAAACCCTATAAACTTATTTTTTCCTTCTAGGGTCGCTTTCTCTGGTGATTCCGGCCAAGTCTTTGCCGTAAACGCTTCTTCAGCATGCATTATGCCTCAACCCCCTTTTCCTTATGATCTACTAACTCTTCCCTGTGGATATGATAGCCATGGTCATCCTTCACGGAACGAATAAGCATACAGAAAAGGGTGAAGCCTACGCCCAGTATTAATGCTGTATATCCGGGTATTTTATAGTCAGTATGATACATAGCTCCAAATGCTGCAATAAACAATCCCAATCCCATTAAAACAGGAAGAATCGAACTATTCGGCATGTGAATATCACCCAAAGGTTCAGCAGGAGTAAACTCTGTTTTGCCTTCCATTTTTTCAAGCCACCATGTATCAATTCCCCTTACAAGCGGGAGCTGCTTAAAATTATAATATGGAGGAGGAGAAGATATTGCCCATTCCAGCGTACGTCCATCGCCCCATGGATCGTTTCCTACCTTTTTATTCATAACAGAAGTTGAAATTATGTTTATGACAATGATCATAACTCCCACCGCCATAAACCCTGCCCCTATGGAACTAATCAGGTTGGCCGTCTCAAATCCCTGTCCCGGCAGGAACTTCCATACACGTCTCGGCATTCCCATTAAGCCAAGGAAATGCTGTACAAAGAAGGTTAGATGAAACCCAATCAAAAACAGCCAAAACGATATTTTCCCAAGTGTTTCATTTAGCATGGTTCCAAAGATTTTTGGCCAGTAAAAGTGTGTAGCGGCAAGCAGCGCAAGAATAACCCCGCCTACAATAACATAGTGGAAATGCGCGACTACAAAATATGTGTCTTGGTACTGATAGTCTGCAGGTGCAGCGGCAAGCATTATCCCTGTGACTCCTCCCATTACAAATGAAGGAATAAACGCTGCTGCGTACAGCATCGGGGTTGTAAACTCTATACTTCCACCCCACATGGTAAAAATCCAGTTAAAGATTTTAATTCCGGTTGGAACCGCTATGGCCATTGTCGCAACGGCAAAGATAGCATTTGCCACGTCTCCCAGGCCATCTGTAAACATATGATGTGCCCATACCATAAAACCTAGAAAACCAATTAATACAGTTGCAAACACCATTGATGAATATCCGAATAAACGTTTTCTGGAAAATGTAGCGAAAATTTCAGAAAAGATTCCGAAGGCAGGCAAAATTAAAATATACACTTCTGGATGTCCGAAAATCCAGAAAAGATGCTCCCACATAATCGTATTGCCTCCAGCAGCCACATTAAAGAAGTTAGCGCCAAACATTCTGTCAAATGTCATTAAAAACAAAGCAACTGTAAGAGGCGGAAAAGCAAAGAGAATTAAGGCTGATGTGACAAAAGTCGTCCACGTAAACATTGGCATACGCATATATGTCATACCAGGCGCCCTCATATTGATGATGGTCACCAGAAAATTAATTCCCGCCATAAGCGATCCAAATCCCGAAAGCTGTAAGCCCAAAGAATAAAAATCAATTCCATGCCCCGGGGATTCAGAAGCTAATGATGCATAGTTAGTCCATCCAGCATCAGGTGCCCCTCCAAGAACCCACGATAAATTTAAAAATACCCCTCCAAAAAAGAACAGCCAAAATCCCAGCGAATTAACAAATGGAAATGCTACATCACGAGCTCCTATTTGAAGCGGGACTACTGCGTTCATAAATGCAAAAATCAGCGGCATGGCTGCCAGAAAGATCATGGTGGTTCCATGCATTGTTAAAACCTGATTATAGGTACCCGCACTCACAAAGTTATTATTCGGAACTGCCAGCTGAATACGGATTATTAACGCTTCAATTCCACCTACCA is a genomic window containing:
- the ctaF gene encoding cytochrome c oxidase subunit IVB, coding for MSGEQANSNNSRVDFEYRRRKNAEDMKFQVVSFVLMIFLTVIAFAAVYADFSKWFTIPFIFLLAVVQVAFQIYYFMHMSHKGHEGPQLFIYTGVFIAFTIILTFITIIWW
- a CDS encoding YlbD family protein, with the protein product MANKKLHPSIEEFKAFAKARPRLLEDVRRGDHTLQELYEDWYLLGEEDPRWDAYKDESTSVETKEDTNNSTSGKWMSQIGSLIQRLDANQVQHHVNSLSEAIGAIQGVISQFQGAQSKGGASSAPEVKNPFSFRKD
- a CDS encoding YugN family protein, with protein sequence MQFDDTQLERFKADLSRLDDCLQKHGMVRAGQWDYERVSYDRKFQVTEGTYYLRIQGYAIEGDIDSSDALVQLLPPILGKYYYPHGVEYGDDEYYPGQLVKQCEKLLLNIKNEIEGFAE
- a CDS encoding DUF420 domain-containing protein — encoded protein: MTVPILPTISTSCIVISAIFVAIGWWLIKQRKIDQHKKVMLTAAIFALVFFIIYATRTIFIGNTSFGGPEKLKIFYTVFLVFHITLATVGAVFGILQIWSGYKNNLKYHRKFGPIASIIWFFTGITGIVVYLLLYIFYHGGETTSMIKAILGT
- the ctaD gene encoding cytochrome c oxidase subunit I, with the protein product MSSKAQKKGFGAAVWDYLTTVDHKKIAILYLAAGGFFFLVGGIEALIIRIQLAVPNNNFVSAGTYNQVLTMHGTTMIFLAAMPLIFAFMNAVVPLQIGARDVAFPFVNSLGFWLFFFGGVFLNLSWVLGGAPDAGWTNYASLASESPGHGIDFYSLGLQLSGFGSLMAGINFLVTIINMRAPGMTYMRMPMFTWTTFVTSALILFAFPPLTVALFLMTFDRMFGANFFNVAAGGNTIMWEHLFWIFGHPEVYILILPAFGIFSEIFATFSRKRLFGYSSMVFATVLIGFLGFMVWAHHMFTDGLGDVANAIFAVATMAIAVPTGIKIFNWIFTMWGGSIEFTTPMLYAAAFIPSFVMGGVTGIMLAAAPADYQYQDTYFVVAHFHYVIVGGVILALLAATHFYWPKIFGTMLNETLGKISFWLFLIGFHLTFFVQHFLGLMGMPRRVWKFLPGQGFETANLISSIGAGFMAVGVMIIVINIISTSVMNKKVGNDPWGDGRTLEWAISSPPPYYNFKQLPLVRGIDTWWLEKMEGKTEFTPAEPLGDIHMPNSSILPVLMGLGLFIAAFGAMYHTDYKIPGYTALILGVGFTLFCMLIRSVKDDHGYHIHREELVDHKEKGVEA
- a CDS encoding YlbE-like family protein translates to MRAEVLEYIYSKNELKQFIREQPAWYRRLSRHPEDLEQFEIASLNYYERTIPHRVDKFYNNLQMASMMMSMLQNINF
- a CDS encoding cytochrome (ubi)quinol oxidase subunit III, which codes for MHAEEAFTAKTWPESPEKATLEGKNKFIGFWLFLGGETTLFASLFATYLALKDKVPSGHPLAKDLFELPLSFAATMLLLTSSITSVYAIYHMKNYSFKKMQAWFLITVLLGAGFLGLEIYEFHKYVTEFHHTFTSSAFGSAFYTLVGFHGAHVTFGLLWILSLMLRNAKRGLNLYNAPKFYVASLYWHFIDVVWVFIFTVVYLMGMVG
- the ctaG gene encoding cytochrome c oxidase assembly factor CtaG: MSIWIFGFRALWSPYFLSCVVGLTILFFLLTITWRKKISNSEKLKPIEAICFVTAMLIIYAVLGSPLDLLGHIMFSIHMTQMALLYMVVSPLIIIGIPNWVWANFIQLPIVRKVFLFFTKPILSVLLFSILFSLYHIPTVFDAIKLNEFLHSTYTLILFVFSLFLWWPLLNSLPGQYQISGLKKISYLIASAVLLTPACGMIIFSNSPLYTTYSNGAMWLKSMSLCVPGDTLNNLGLSGPELFSHMPVVQDQQLGGVIMKIIQEIVDTTILFKVFFEWYRKDQEEAEKQNGSLMLKNSAPID
- a CDS encoding CAP domain-containing protein gives rise to the protein MVVLKILFKILVALIVAFISSLYFFFKPEEPDVNLNEDKSINHTLNHSIHTQNTGKQNQSHRPVKGISTLIGKKTSQLIKDYGKPARIDPSAYDYDWWIYKKDNKTYFQAGVEDGRVVTIFAIGQKVSVYPFSIGEKIEDIFASILLNTEITVKYNGGTYQFELSEEDLNIHPLVQLGDIYAELSLDKFTEKLSSIRFMDKKTLIKQRPYEMKYVGPLVVPKTPTALEWKEIEKGSEMQIFDLSNIIRRRFNLELLKWDDTLSQIAYLHSEDMDLNKYFSHDSPKYGNLSERLKTADVFYQVAGENIAAKYVDGPAAMEGWLNSEEHRAALLESKYNYLGVGVYRNYFTQDFIENN
- a CDS encoding PaaI family thioesterase — translated: MKETIRELFNQSLENADTEDVKVLEQLLKGFLNSKKNSERPLISHLLNMEKTVDAETSYITTPINSITDNSFRIVHGGITATVMDTAMGILANQLLPEGYSAVTSNMNIHYIAPGIGEKVKASAKLIHKGSNTLVMEGSVFRDDGKQIAHGTGTFFIVPPNDGRKI